Proteins from one Penicillium digitatum chromosome 2, complete sequence genomic window:
- a CDS encoding Peptidase S26A, signal peptidase I, serine active site, protein MASLLRIAIATSSAIIRLTTFTFLRWIPGHHFVPLVVTSLVVYLSSILSLLKNTHPQSQTPKARGSNKNNSVSRRAKTGDSVLNTLLTGLPSAKWPLWTGITMLINVVLAVLSLDFLTRGILLYPTTDVAFSRIGYVSPTTANLLFREPDSARLPVTVMFQEITETSQDWYEEGIVYKLDNSTDFTTTVTITDLKPATRYRYSLSNNKSGTFITAPEHETPEASRLSFVTSSCLKPNFPYSLLSHPLRIPGLEQMTDALAKLPSLLRPAFMLFLGDFIYIDVPWRFGSAMSHYRSEYRRIYSSPSWAHGPENNRAIDLPWLHTLDDHEIENDWSQGNKTAPYPAAADPFIHYHVRANPPIPAAPFAHPDNVTYFAFAHGPASFFMLDTRTYRTEPSHKNSTILGGHQLQSLLAYISTPEPEGTYWKIISSSVPFTKNWHVGTTDTWGGFLDERRTVFEAMWRAERDLGIRIVMLSGDRHEFGATRFPDPELNLGPDQLLPNTAGVGLHEFSVGPLSMFYLPIRTYYQTDTEDVLVKYAPNGNSKFGLIDIVEVVEDVGSSADAPVRARSSVLTYSLYVDGEAVWKYRLSVPLDHGVGVHGPSLPPGRVIEDEVLDLSWGVVLGTAVGRLPELATWTVETVDRLYFQLADRLRKIERLD, encoded by the exons ATGGCCTCCCTACTGCGCATTGCGATAGCCACGAGCTCGGCGATCATCCGACTGACGACCTTCACGTTTCTGCGATGG ATTCCTGGCCATCACTTTGTGCCTCTGGTGGTTACCTCCCTAGTGGTGTATTTGTCGTCAATATTATCCTTGCTCAAGAACACCCATCCTCAAAGCCAGACGCCTAAAGCCCGTGGTTCGAACA AGAATAATTCAGTATCTCGCCGTGCAAAAACCGGCGACTCCGTGCTTAACACACTGTTGACAGGGCTGCCCTCGGCAAAGTGGCCCCTGTGGACCGGGATCACAATGTTAATCAATGTGGTCCTGGCAGTGCTATCACTTGACTTCTTGACCCGTGGTATTCTACTTTATCCTACCACAGATGTTGCATTCTCGCGCATTGGATATGTCTCCCCGACCACTGCCAACTTGCTCTTTCGCGAGCCAGACTCAGCTCGCCTACCGGTGACGGTCATGTTCCAGGAGATTACTGAAACGAGCCAGGATTGGTACGAAGAGGGCATTGTTTACAAGCTGGATAACTCCACCGACTTTACTACGACTGTAACCATTACCGATCTAAAGCCGGCGACACGATATCGCTACTCGCTGTCTAACAACAAGTCTGGCACATTTATCACAGCGCCTGAGCATGAAACCCCTGAAGCAAGCCGACTATCATTTGTAACATCAAGTTGCCTGAAGCCAAATTTCCCTTACAGCCTACTATCACATCCACTGCGGATCCCAGGCCTCGAGCAAATGACCGATGCCCTCGCCAAACTGCCCTCGCTACTCCGCCCAGCATTCATGCTCTTCCTAGGCGACTTTATCTACATAGATGTCCCCTGGCGCTTCGGCTCAGCAATGTCCCACTACCGCAGCGAGTACAGACGCATCTACTCATCCCCCTCCTGGGCCCACGGACCAGAAAACAACCGCGCCATCGACCTCCCCTGGCTACACACCCTCGACGACCATGAGATTGAAAACGACTGGTCGCAGGGCAACAAAACTGCGCCTTATcccgcagcagcagatcCCTTCATCCACTACCACGTGCGAGCAAACCCACCCATCCCCGCAGCACCCTTCGCCCACCCAGACAACGTAACTTATTTTGCCTTCGCGCACGGCCCAGCCTCATTCTTCATGCTAGACACGCGCACCTACCGCACCGAGCCCTCGCACAAGAACTCAACTATCCTCGGCGGCCACCAGCTCCAATCTCTCCTTGCGTACATCTCAACCCCAGAGCCGGAAGGCACATACTGGAAAATCATCTCCTCCAGTGTTCCGTTCACTAAGAACTGGCATGTCGGAACCACTGATACCTGGGGCGGATTCCTGGACGAGCGTCGCACCGTCTTCGAAGCCATGTGGCGCGCGGAGCGGGATCTAGGCATCCGCATCGTCATGCTTAGCGGTGACAGACACGAATTCGGTGCTACCAGGTTCCCGGACCCAGAACTTAACCTCGGTCCTGATCAGCTTTTGCCTAATACGGCTGGAGTGGGACTGCATGAGTTCAGCGTTGGTCCGTTGAGCATGTTTTACCTCCCTATCCGTACATACTACCAGACAGACACCGAGGATGTTCTGGTGAAGTATGCGCCGAATGGAAACAGCAAGTTTGGGCTTATTGATATTGTGGAGGTGGTTGAGGATGTTGGTTCAAGTGCTGATGCGCCTGTCCGGGCTCGCAGCTCGGTTCTTACGTACTCGTTGTATGTGGATGGGGAGGCTGTTTGGAAGTATCGTCTCAGTGTGCCGTTGGACCACGGTGTGGGTGTGCATGGCCCGTCTCTGCCGCCGGGCCGTGTGATTGAGGATGAGGTTTTGGATCTTAGTTGGGGTGTGGTGCTTGGAACTGCTGTGGGACGGTTGCCAGAGTTGGCAACATGGACTGTTGAAACGGTTGATAGGCTCTACTTTCAACTTGCGGATCGACTGCGAAAGATTGAGAGACTCGATTAG
- a CDS encoding Mitochondrial fusion protein (Ugo1), putative, producing the protein MASREGINPLRPYYIPPSGLSPASNAPAEVASPSSAQVFGSTARDLMPDLDYADYLEASPSVSDWARDALNRAFVRYTKVLTAQPFDVAKTILQVYVVPDATEEQCDRNSTPGAEGSSYDDSDSESSDDETSYFTSAAPPTATPSTPRSRKSRHRITDRSGYIRPESAAQPKYALTLKNSNSLTEVLSQLWSSSGPTSLWKSSNTTFIYSLLLPTLNTFIRSLLTAIVGLPEEDISTSMTADILTASSPLATLVLSFVSSSISALILAPIDTARTFLMLTPAIHGPGSLVRAIRQLPTPNCTIPSHLVPITVLHSSLPNLIMTSTPLFLKSYLSIDPILNPNAWNLCAFLGSGLELAVRFPLETVLRRAQIATYTSLSLRQKSSGGSISAASIDASDVETIVPTPRTYRGIIGTMWHVVYEEGVSSTPSDTERAKQLLGQRASQKKRQQGQGIQGLYRGWRIGMWGIAGIWGASLLGGVAGGSEDEVTTRGGHGRSSGGRF; encoded by the exons ATGGCGTCTCGTGAAGGGATTAATCCCTTGCGGCCTTACTATATCCCTCCGTCTGGCTTATCACCCGCTTCAAATGCGCCTGCCGAGGTGGCATCGCCATCATCAGCCCAGGTGTTTGGCAGCACAGCTCGTGATCTCATGCCGGACTTGGACTATGCCGATTATCTAGAAGCCTCGCCATCGGTGTCTGACTGGGCCCGCGATGCCTTGAACCGAGCGTTTGTGCGCTACACCAAGGTTCTTACTGCGCAGCCGTTTGACGTTGCCAAAACCATCTTGCAGGTGTATGTCGTCCCAGACGCCACAGAGGAGCAGTGTGATCGGAACTCGACACCGGGTGCTGAAGGAAGCTCTTATGATGATTCG GACTCGGAATCATCCGATGATGAAACCAGTTACTTCACCTCAGCGGCCCCTCCGACCGCGACGCCGAGTACACCTCGATCTCGCAAATCACGCCACCGCATCACCGACCGCAGTGGCTATATTCGACCAGAGTCTGCCGCACAGCCCAAATATGCCTTGACTCTCAAGAACTCCAACTCTCTGACCGAAGTTTTATCCCAGCTATGGTCCTCCAGCGGCCCAACCTCCCTCTGGAAGTCTTCTAACACTACATTCATTTACTCACTTCTCCTGCCGACTTTGAACACTTTCATCCGCAGTCTTCTGACGGCAATCGTCGGTTTGCCAGAAGAAGACATTTCCACGTCGATGACTGCAGACATTCTGACGGCATCATCCCCTCTGGCAACGTTGGTCCTGTCGTTCGTTTCCTCCTCGATATCCGCCCTGATCCTAGCTCCTATCGACACTGCTCGTACATTCCTGATGCTTACGCCTGCAATCCATGGACCGGGGTCCCTCGTCCGAGCTATCCGCCAGCTCCCCACACCCAACTGCACGATCCCCTCGCATCTCGTCCCAATCACCGTGCTTCACTCAAGTCTCCCCAACCTCATCATGACCTCTACACCACTTTTTCTCAAATCCTATCTGTCCATCGATCCCATTCTAAACCCAAACGCATGGAACCTCTGTGCGTTTCTTGGCTCAGGACTTGAACTCGCCGTGCGATTCCCACTCGAGACCGTGCTCCGCCGCGCCCAGATCGCTACATACACATCCTTGAGTCTGCGTCAAAAGTCCTCAGGCGGTAGCATCAGTGCGGCATCTATTGATGCGTCCGATGTGGAAACCATCGTCCCTACTCCTCGCACATACCGCGGTATTATTGGCACAATGTGGCATGTCGTTTATGAGGAGGGTGTCAGCTCGACTCCGTCAGACACAGAGCGTGCCAAGCAGCTTCTCGGCCAACGTGCCTCACAGAAAAAGCGACAGCAAGGCCAGGGTATTCAGGGCCTGTACCGCGGCTGGCGCATTGGCATGTGGGGTATCGCCGGCATCTGGGGAGCCAGTCTGTTGGGCGGTGTTGCTGGTGGTAGCGAAGACGAGGTGACAACAAGAGGTGGCCATGGCCGTTCTAGCGGCGGACGTTTCTAA
- a CDS encoding Adrenodoxin, translating into MAFWREVGHQLRRVPKTGDIRSTQSRRCLSYSRSWGNTGITTHTRSPVKAQKSLESPLQRFNTSRRAFSVTSQAAHGHITPPKAGEEINLTFIDKDGTKIELQVAEGDNLLDIAQANDLEMEGACGGSCACSTCHVIVEDPDTFDKMEEPSDDENDMLDLAFGLTETSRLGCQVIMTKNLDGMVVRLPSMTRNLQASDFESK; encoded by the exons ATGGCTTTCTGGCGAGAAGTTGGTCATCAATTGCGCCGGGTACCCAAGACCGGGGATATTCGTTCGACTCAATCGCGGAGATGCCTAAGCTATTCAAGGTCATGGGGGAACACCGGAATCACAACACACACTCGCTCGCCAGTGAAAGCACAGAAAAGCCTTGAATCACCTTTGCAAAGATTTAATACATCCCGACGTGCTTTCTCGGTGACTTCACAAGCTGCGCATGGCCATATAACGCCGCCAAAGGCCGGGGAAGA AATCAATTTGACATTCATCGACAAGGATGGCACCAAGATAGAACTCCAGGTTGCCGAGGGCGATAACTTACTCGATATCGCACAGGCCAATGACCTTGAAATGGAAG GTGCGTGCGGAGGATCTTGTGCCTGCTCAACGTGCCATGTGATTGTGGAAGACCCAGACACCTTTGATAAAATGGAGGAGCCATCGGACGATGAGAACGACATGTTGGATCTGGCTTTCGGGCTTACCGAGACCTCTCGGTTGGGCTGCCAGGTGATCATGACCAAGAATCTTGACGGAATGGTTGTGCGATTGCCATCCATGACACGCAATCTCCAAGCAAGTGACTTTGAGTCGAAATAA
- a CDS encoding Ribosomal RNA-processing protein, translating into MPPTFSKKRKVLDGLKGNTGRKKKFVKQRFYHSSSEDEEDGNFNPVSLEDSDAEEGGATAIKPSALDLRMKKAKIREKAPAPEPKKSDASASDSDSSVGEEIELDDEDLENDDDESDISGSDEDDLSDSSPARKATGANRGRAVPKRNDPTAFSTSISKILSTKLPTSARADPVLSRSSYAAKLVNEAADEKLDNAARAKMRAEKKEELDRGRIRDVMGIERGIAGSVAEEEKRVRKMAQRGVVKLFNAVRAAQVRGEEAAKDERKKGTIGMGEREKAANEVSKQGFLELINGKKGKPLNIEEA; encoded by the coding sequence ATGCCTCCTACCTTTtccaagaagcgcaaggtcCTTGATGGCCTAAAGGGCAACACTGGTCGCAAGAAGAAATTCGTCAAGCAGCGCTTCTATCACAGCAGCtccgaggacgaagaagatgggaATTTCAACCCAGTCAGTCTTGAAGACTCGGACGCCGAAGAGGGAGGGGCCACAGCGATCAAACCCTCGGCCCTAGATCTTCGCATGAAGAAGGCAAAGATAAGAGAAAAAGCACCCGCACCGGAACCGAAAAAATCAGACGCTAGTGCTAGCGACTCCGACTCCAGTGTCGGCGAGGAGATCGAGCTGGACGACGAAGACCTCGAgaacgacgatgatgaaagcGACATCTCCGGATCTGACGAAGATGATCTCTCCGACTCATCTCCAGCCCGTAAGGCCACAGGCGCCAATCGCGGCCGAGCCGTCCCCAAGCGCAACGACCCTACCGCATTCTCAACCTCCATCTCCAAAATTCTGTCCACAAAACTTCCTACCTCCGCACGGGCTGATCCCGTTCTCTCGCGAAGCTCTTATGCCGCGAAGCTGGTCAACGAGGCTGCAGATGAGAAGCTCGACAACGCCGCACGGGCAAAGATGCGCGCcgaaaagaaagaggaatTGGATCGCGGGCGTATCCGCGATGTGATGGGTATCGAGCGAGGAATAGCCGGTTCTGTTGCTGAGGAGGAGAAGCGCGTGCGCAAAATGGCGCAGCGTGGTGTTGTGAAGCTGTTCAATGCTGTGCGCGCGGCCCAAGTCCGAGGAGAGGAGGCGGCCAAAGATGAGCGCAAGAAGGGCACAATCGGTATGGGAGAGCGGGAGAAGGCTGCCAATGAGGTCAGCAAGCAAGGATTCCTGGAATTGATCAATGGAAAGAAGGGGAAGCCTTTGAACATCGAAGAGGCGTGA
- a CDS encoding Signal recognition particle protein SRP54: MVLQDLGRRINSAVNDLTRSNNLDEKAFDDMLKEICAALLSADVNVRLVGTLRKSIKASVNFASLPAAVNKKRLIQKTVFDELVKLVDPRADSFRPKKGRSNVIMFVGLQGAGKTTTCTKLARHYQTRGFKTALVCADTFRAGAFDQLKQNATKAKIPYFGSLTQTDPAVVAAEGVAKFKKERFDIIIVDTSGRHRQEEELFTEMTQIQTAVTPDQTILVLDSTIGQSAEAQSAAFKATADFGAIIITKTDGHAAGGGAISAVAATHTPIIFLGTGEHMMDLERFEPRAFVQKLLGMGDVAGLVEHVQAMTKDSAGAKETYKHIAEGIYTLRDFRENITSIMKMGPLSKLSGMIPGLSNMTQGLDDEDGSLKLRRMVYIFDSMTVAELDGDGKNFVEQPSRMVRIAHGSGTTVREVEDVLSQHRMMAGMAKRVGGQKKQMQQAQNMMKGGNKNQQMAAMQKRMASMGGAGGGGMPGMPDMAKMMQMMGGGGGMPDMQSLMSQMGGLMGGMGGGGGGGGRGRGR; the protein is encoded by the exons ATGGTTCTCCAAGACCTTGGGCGGCGAATCAACTCCGCCGTCAATGACCTGACGAGGTCCAATAACCTCGATGAGAAG GCCTTCGATGACATGCTGAAAGAAATTTGCGCCGCTCTCCTCTCCGCCGATGTCAACGTCCGTCTTGTGGGAACACTTCGCAAATCGATCAAGGCTAGCGTGAACTTCGCCTCGCTCCCAGCCGCAGTGAACAAGAAGCGACTGATCCAGAAAACTGTCTTCGACGAGCTCGTAAAGTTGGTGGACCCGCGTGCAGACTCCTTCCGGCCAAAGAAGGGTCGCTCCAATGTGATCATGTTCGTCGGTTTGCAGGGTGCGGGTAAGACAACAACGTGTACGAAGCTGGCTCGGCACTACCAGACGCGAGGATTCAAGACAGCGCTAGTCTGCGCGGATACCTTTCGTGCTGGTGCTTTCGACCAGCTGAAGCAGAACGCTACTAAGGCTAAGATCCCATACTTTGGTAGTCTCACGCAAACGGATCCCGCTGTCGTCGCCGCAGAGGGTGTGGCCAAGTTTAAGAAAGAGCGTTTCGATATCATCATTGTTGATACGAGTGGTCGTCACCGACAGGAGGAGGAGCTCTTCACGGAAATGACACAAATCCAGACGGCCGTGACGCCAGACCAGACCATTCTCGTGCTCGACAGCACAATTGGTCAATCGGCTGAGGCTCAGTCCGCAGCGTTCAAGGCAACGGCAGACTTTGGAGCTATCATTATTACCAAGACCGACGGCCATGCCGCTGGTGGTGGTGCTATTTCTGCTGTCGCCGCGACACACACTCCCATTATCTTCCTTGGTACCGGCGAGCACATGATGGATCTGGAACGATTCGAGCCCCGCGCGTTTGTTCAGAAGTTACTTGGCATGGGCGATGTCGCCGGACTTGTCGAGCACGTCCAAGCCATGACGAAGGACTCTGCAGGTGCCAAGGAAACATACAAGCACATTGCGGAAGGCATCTACACTCTGCGCGACTTCCGGGAAAACATTACATCGATCATGAAGATGGGCCCGCTCTCCAAGTTGTCCGGCATGATCCCCGGTCTGTCTAACATGACCCAGGGTCTGGATGATGAGGACGGCTCATTGAAGCTGCGCCGCATGGTCTACATCTTCGACAGTATGACTGTAGCCGAACTGGACGGCGATGGCAAGAACTTCGTCGAGCAGCCTAGCCGCATGGTCCGCATCGCGCACGGTAGTGGAACTACAGTCCGTGAGGTCGAGGACGTGCTCTCCCAGCACCGCATGATGGCCGGCATGGCCAAGCGTGTGGGCGGTCAGAAGAAACAAATGCAGCAAGCTCAGAACATGATGAAAGGCGGAAACAAGAATCAGCAGATGGCTGCCATGCAGAAGCGCATGGCCTCTATGGGCGGTGctggcggcggtggtatGCCCGGCATGCCTGACATGGCCAAGATGATGCAGATGATGGGAGGTGGTGGCGGCATGCCAGATATGCAGAGCCTAATGAGCCAAATGGGCGGGTTGATGGGTGGAATGGGAGgtggcggcggcggtggtggacGTGGAAGAGGACGTTAA
- a CDS encoding Putative transcriptional activator, whose translation MASSVSMTHVPAGVPALALAPAPTLAARPSVAPSPGPGTPGSITSKEWVIPPRPKPGRKPATDTPPTKRKAQNRAAQRAFRERRAARVSELEEQMKEIEDSHDVQVASLQQQIGNLSSEVDQCREEMGWWRDRCHALEKEVSIERSAKEALVKEFRSSLTGSNCIEDAFGMPIDTHESSRSRHSPHGVGSPERDHRDPQIKPDPEEMEIDFTAQFSSVPTQSHDQEVSSPPVDPCGFCQDGTPCICAEMAAQEQQRVRNINTFETNRLAPIQSISQFTPPPSEGDVRSEVTLPPISQATNSCANGPGTCAQCQADPRSTLFCKTLAASRSASGTPSGGGCCGGGGKDGGCCMSRNAPATAPKPRNNAAMPSQPPGSKPAPPSELTLSCADAFTTLSRHPNFNRASDEISTWLPKLHTLPDPRQIASPGSRAALEVEAASVMGVLRYFDRRFSEK comes from the exons ATGGCCAGTAGTGTGTCTATGACACATGTTCCAGCTGGAGTTCCTGCACTAGCCCTCGCACCGGCACCTACGCTGGCTGCTAGGCCCTCTGTAGCCCCTTCCCCAGGACCGGGTACACCCGGCTCAATCACCTCGAAAGAATGGGTGATTCCACCACGTCCCAAGCCTGGTCGCAAGCCAGCTACGGACACCCCGCCAACCAAACGTAAAGCGCAGAACCGAGCAGCTCAACGGGCGTTCCGTGAGCGCCGGGCCGCCCGCGTCAGTGAACTGGAAGAGCAAATGAAGGAGATCGAAGATAGCCACGATGTCCAAGTCGCCTCGCTCCAACAGCAAATTGGAAACCTCTCCAGTGAGGTTGATCAGTGCCGAGAGGAGATGGGCTGGTGGCGCGACCGATGCCACGCCTTGGAGAAGGAAGTATCGATCGAGCGCAGCGCGAAGGAAGCCCTTGTCAAGGAATTCCGGTCATCTCTTACAGGCTCTAAC TGCATTGAAGATGCATTCGGCATGCCAATTGATACCCATGAGTCATCTCGTTCTAGGCACTCACCTCATGGCGTTGGCAGCCCGGAACGAGATCACAGGGATCCTCAAATCAAGCCCGATCcggaagagatggaaatCGACTTCACCGCTCAGTTCTCTAGCGTTCCAACCCAGTCTCACGACCAAGAAGTCTCCTCGCCCCCTGTTGATCCCTGCGGGTTCTGCCAGGACGGTACTCCCTGTATCTGCGCTGAGATGGCCGCACAGGAGCAGCAGCGTGTACGCAACATCAACACATTCGAGACCAACCGTCTCGCACCAATCCAATCCATCTCCCAATTCACCCCGCCTCCATCCGAAGGAGACGTCCGCTCAGAGGTGACTCTCCCGCCCATTAGTCAAGCGACCAACTCCTGTGCCAATGGGCCAGGTACCTGCGCCCAGTGTCAAGCCGACCCCAGAAGCACTCTTTTTTGCAAGACGTTGGCAGCCTCCCGGTCAGCGAGCGGCACTCCATCGGGAGGAGGCTGCTGTGGAGGCGGAGGAAAGGACGGCGGATGCTGCATGTCGAGAAATGCCCCCGCCACCGCGCCCAAACCGCGTAACAACGCCGCCATGCCTTCGCAACCCCCCGGGTCCAAGCCCGCTCCGCCCTCAGAGCTAACACTTAGCTGCGCCGACGCCTTCACCACTCTGTCCCGCCACCCGAATTTCAATCGCGCCAGCGACGAGATCTCGACCTGGCTGCCAAAGCTCCACACCCTCCCCGATCCCCGCCAGATCGCTTCCCCAGGCAGCCGCGCTGCCTTGGAAGTCGAGGCTGCAAGCGTTATGGGTGTGTTGCGATATTTCGATCGTCGCTTCTCTGAAAAATAA
- a CDS encoding Alcohol dehydrogenase superfamily, zinc-containing: protein MAMTQAANLAENILGHGDNATITTDVSSFDNEYGVETGERIQATTWQGKNRVRVVQMPKPRVIDPGDVIVRVTGSTICGSDLHLYHGVIPQLEKGDVLGHECCGVVDSIGPESKKVEVGERVVVSFPIACGDCRNCRREYYSQCDKTNENNLANALYGKRTAGMFGYSHFTGGFAGGQAEYIRVPYGDVNLLPIPAEVPDEKALYVSDVIATSWHCVVDTGVKKGDVVAIWGAGPIGQMCAQFGFFHGASRVILIDGGDGAWRLDFVKTKAPNVETIDFTDLPKGESVTSQLQKMVEGGPDVALECAAGEYTKGWAHYFEQILGMETDTSELLNEMITAVRPFGHVGVTGVYAGFTNHFNIGALMQTGVHLMGNGQAPVHKYWKHLMHLIQMNDINPLDMVTHRVRLEDIEKLYALFNKREKGMQKVFLQTKHSSPPSEGAPRLTGL, encoded by the exons ATGGCGATGACCCAGGCAGCAAACCTGGCAGAAAATATTCTTGGCCATGGTGATAATGCAACAATCACCACTGATGTGTCTAGCTTCGACAATGAATATGGAGTAGAGACTGGAGAGAGGATCCAGGCTACTACCTGGCAAGGGAAGAACCGAGTCAGAGTTG TGCAAATGCCGAAGCCACGCGTGATTGACCCTGGAGATGTGATTGTCAGGGTGACAGGAAGCACTATTTGCGGTAGCGATCTTCACCTGTATCACG GAGTCATTCCTCAGTTGGAGAAGGGCGACGTGCTCGGCCATGAATGCTGTGGAGTTGTGGACAGTATAGGACCAGAGTCAAAGAAGGTCGAAGTCGGAGAACGAGTTGTTGTTTCGTTTCCGATTGCTTGTGGCGATTGCAGGAATTGTCGGAGAGAGTACTACTCTCAATGTGACAAGACCAATGAGAATAACCTGGCCAATGCCTTGTATGGGAAGCGGACTGCAG GCATGTTTGGATATTCCCATTTCACTGGAGGGTTTGCAGGTGGCCAGGCGGAGTATATTCGAGTTCCATACGGCGACGTCAATCTACTTCCCATTCCAGCCGAAGTGCCAGATGAGAAGGCACTCTATGTTTCGGATGTTATAGCAACATCATGGCATTGCGTGGTTGACACCGGTGTGAAGAAAGGGGATGTTGTTGCGATCTGGGGAGCTGGGCCGATCGGACAGATGTGTGCACAGTTTGGCTTCTTCCATGGAGCTAGCCGAGTCATCCTTATCGACGGAGGCGATGGAGCATGGCGATTGGATTTTGTGAAGACCAAAGCTCCAAATGTTGAGACGATCGACTTCACAGATTTGCCCAAAGGCGAGTCAGTGACATCACAGCTGCAAAAGATGGTTGAGGGCGGACCCGACGTTGCCTTGGAGTGTGCAGCGGGTGAATACACCAAAGGATGGGCGCATTACTTCGAGCAGATTCTTGGAATGGAGACGGATACTTCGGAGCTATTAAATGAGATGATTACTGCCGTTCGACCATTTGGACATGTTGGGGTGACCGGTGTCTATGCCGGATTT ACTAATCACTTTAACATTGGGGCTCTGATGCAAACAGGTGTTCACCTAATGGGTAATGGGCAGGCTCCTGTCCACAAGTATTGGAAGCACCTCATGCATCTCATTCAGATGAACGATATCAATCCGCTGGACATGGTGACCCATCGGGTCCGTTTGGAAGACATAGAGAAACTGTATGCGCTTTTCAATAAGCGAGAGAAAGGTATGCAGAAAGTCTTTCTGCAGACCAAGCACTCTTCTCCTCCATCAGAGGGAGCACCTCGATTAACAGGCCTGTGA
- a CDS encoding Vacuolar aspartyl aminopeptidase Lap4, putative — MTRKHNITQGLDMPWASQFSAQLPSAFMPVPAAQPVRAQAPIANEPIKPEDYSKPYCEFMTSNPTIFHAVKSFSKQLEEHGYKQLSERAVWTSELKRGGKFYISRNGSSLIAFNIGSNYESGNGVAIVAGHVDALTAKLKPVSKLPNKAGFQQLGVAPYAGGLGTTWWDRDLGIGGRVLVRNPETGKVETKLVKLDWPIARIPTLAPHFGTPANGPFNLETQMVPVIGVDNSDLFEHSKTESSNVKFGTFTSTQPEKLVKIIAKELGVTDYSTIVNWELELFDTQPAQLGGLEKDMIFAGRIDDKLCCYAAQEALIASSDSTSPGIVKMVGMFDDEEIGSLLRQGARSNFMSSVIERITEAFAKDNYGPNLLSQTVANSFLVSSDVIHAVNPNFLNVYLENHAPRLNVGVTVSADSNGHMTTDSVSEGFIRRVAERCGSTLQVFQIRNDSRSGGTIGPMTSAQIGMRAIDCGIPQLSMHSIRATTGSLDPGLGVKLFKGFFDHYEEVDKEFADF, encoded by the coding sequence ATGACAAGAAAACACAACATCACCCAAGGCCTCGATATGCCATGGGCTTCACAATTCTCCGCCCAGCTGCCCAGCGCGTTCATGCCTGTACCTGCAGCACAGCCCGTCCGAGCTCAGGCACCGATCGCCAATGAACCTATTAAACCCGAGGATTACTCCAAACCATACTGCGAGTTCATGACATCCAACCCCACAATCTTCCACGCCGTCAAATCTTTCTCCAAGCAGCTCGAAGAGCATGGCTACAAGCAACTCTCCGAACGAGCGGTGTGGACATCGGAGCTGAAACGAGGCGGCAAGTTCTACATCTCTCGGAACGGGAGCTCTTTGATTGCTTTCAACATTGGCTCCAACTACGAGAGCGGTAATGGCGTGGCTATCGTTGCCGGCCACGTCGATGCCTTGACTGCTAAGCTGAAGCCCGTGTCCAAGTTACCGAACAAAGCAGGCTTCCAGCAGCTTGGCGTTGCTCCGTACGCTGGTGGACTTGGCACTACTTGGTGGGATCGTGATCTTGGTATCGGTGGTCGCGTGCTCGTGCGTAACCCGGAAACTGGTAAGGTGGAGACTAAGCTGGTCAAACTTGACTGGCCTATTGCTCGTATACCTACCCTCGCTCCCCATTTCGGCACCCCTGCCAATGGCCCGTTCAACCTGGAAACTCAAATGGTGCCTGTCATTGGAGTTGATAACTCTGATCTGTTTGAACACTCCAAGACTGAGTCTAGCAACGTCAAGTTTGGCACATTTACCTCGACCCAGCCTGAAAAGCTTGTGAAGATCATCGCCAAGGAGCTTGGCGTCACAGACTATAGCACCATTGTCAACTGGGAATTGGAACTTTTTGATACTCAGCCCGCTCAACTGGGAGGTCTGGAGAAGGACATGATCTTCGCCGGTCGCATTGACGACAAGCTCTGCTGCTATGCTGCACAGGAAGCGCTCATTGCTTCCTCGGACAGTACATCTCCCGGAATTGTCAAGATGGTTGGTATgtttgatgatgaagagaTTGGCAGTTTGCTCCGCCAAGGTGCTCGGTCGAACTTTATGAGCAGCGTCATTGAGCGGATTACCGAGGCCTTTGCGAAGGACAACTACGGCCCCAATCTCCTTTCTCAGACAGTAGCCAACAGCTTCTTGGTTTCATCAGATGTCATCCACGCAGTGAACCCGAACTTCCTCAATGTCTACTTGGAAAACCACGCGCCCCGCCTTAACGTTGGCGTGACAGTGTCTGCTGACTCCAATGGACACATGACTACCGACAGCGTCAGCGAGGGCTTCATTAGGCGAGTGGCAGAGCGCTGTGGGTCAACCCTGCAGGTCTTCCAGATTCGCAATGACTCTCGCAGCGGTGGCACTATTGGGCCCATGACCAGTGCCCAGATCGGCATGAGGGCCATTGACTGCGGTATCCCGCAGCTGAGTATGCACAGTATCCGGGCGACTACCGGAAGCTTGGACCCCGGTCTGGGTGTCAAGTTGTTCAAGGGATTCTTCGATCACTACGAAGAAGTCGATAAGGAATTTGCCGATTTTTAG